A stretch of the Actinomyces qiguomingii genome encodes the following:
- a CDS encoding transcriptional regulator produces MDELIHAPTRLKIMAALVELGEDSEITFSRLQDLLEMTPGNMSAHIKRLEHAGYLATTKTFTRRGVAQTRIRVTGRGITAFDKYVNDLQALIGRPLATPTRTEQ; encoded by the coding sequence ATGGACGAGTTGATCCATGCCCCTACGCGTCTCAAGATAATGGCGGCATTAGTTGAGTTGGGCGAGGACAGTGAGATCACTTTCTCCCGGCTCCAGGACCTCCTCGAAATGACGCCCGGAAACATGTCCGCCCATATTAAGCGTCTTGAACATGCAGGATACCTCGCGACAACCAAGACTTTCACTCGCCGCGGCGTCGCCCAGACACGAATCAGAGTCACCGGCCGGGGCATCACCGCCTTCGATAAATATGTGAACGACTTACAGGCTCTAATCGGAAGGCCTTTGGCCACTCCTACACGCACGGAACAGTGA